One uncultured Alphaproteobacteria bacterium genomic region harbors:
- a CDS encoding conserved exported hypothetical protein (Evidence 4 : Homologs of previously reported genes of unknown function), protein MSRFRPIAAAAALCAGALGFVPAQAAELPPIACSPQALAKIDGSTAADARKAMTAAGYTQIADLKKGCDNYWHARAMKNGRPTGVLLAPDGQVRPEGLE, encoded by the coding sequence ATGAGCAGGTTCCGGCCGATCGCCGCGGCGGCGGCGCTGTGCGCGGGCGCGCTGGGGTTCGTTCCGGCGCAGGCGGCCGAGTTGCCGCCGATCGCGTGCAGTCCCCAGGCTCTCGCCAAGATCGACGGTTCGACCGCCGCGGACGCGCGGAAGGCGATGACCGCGGCCGGTTATACGCAGATCGCCGATCTTAAGAAGGGCTGCGACAACTATTGGCACGCCCGCGCGATGAAGAACGGCAGGCCCACCGGCGTGCTGCTCGCCCCCGACGGGCAGGTGCGGCCCGAGGGGCTGGAGTAG